In Ochrobactrum vermis, the following proteins share a genomic window:
- a CDS encoding DUF1223 domain-containing protein — protein MQGSAKASDSGKKTAVLELYTSQGCKSCPQADRNLAKYADDPNVLALSFHVNYWDYMGWRDTLATQENTDRQNAYRNSFNARMIYTPQAIINGTAEVNGRDRGALQEQIATNKLDVPVSITQLDDGRLSIDIGAGKKPKAPVHVVLFYFRDSVTIPITEGENAGEAVTYRNTVSDTNTIGMWDGKPLKIEIPASELKRKDVSGCAVVLQETRDDNSLGPIHGAAMFKQKKPVGL, from the coding sequence ATGCAAGGGTCTGCCAAGGCATCGGACAGCGGCAAGAAAACCGCAGTTCTGGAGCTTTACACCAGCCAGGGCTGCAAGTCCTGCCCTCAGGCCGACCGTAATCTGGCCAAATATGCCGATGACCCCAATGTCCTGGCGCTGTCGTTCCACGTCAATTACTGGGATTATATGGGTTGGCGCGATACACTTGCCACCCAGGAAAACACCGACCGGCAGAATGCTTATCGCAACTCTTTCAATGCGCGCATGATCTATACGCCGCAAGCGATTATCAACGGCACGGCGGAAGTGAACGGTCGCGACCGCGGCGCCCTTCAGGAGCAGATCGCCACCAACAAGCTGGATGTGCCGGTTTCCATCACGCAGCTTGACGATGGGCGTCTTTCCATAGACATCGGCGCGGGCAAGAAGCCAAAGGCGCCTGTGCATGTCGTGCTGTTCTATTTCCGCGATTCGGTGACCATTCCGATCACGGAAGGTGAAAACGCCGGTGAGGCAGTCACCTATCGCAATACGGTCAGCGATACCAATACGATCGGCATGTGGGACGGCAAGCCGCTGAAAATCGAGATTCCAGCTTCGGAACTGAAGCGCAAGGACGTTTCAGGCTGCGCCGTGGTGCTTCAGGAAACGCGCGACGACAATTCGCTCGGTCCCATACATGGTGCAGCTATGTTCAAACAGAAGAAGCCTGTCGGTCTCTGA
- the ccmA gene encoding heme ABC exporter ATP-binding protein CcmA, with product MRLEAENLAGERGGETIFADLSFALGEGEALVVTGPNGSGKSTLLRIICGLLQPEAGKVELSEDDTVLPVRAACHYLGHQNAMKPALSVRENLSFWQTFHGAAQAQIGEALEAVDLPGVEHLPFGYLSTGQKRRVSIAKLLVSHRPLWIVDEPTAGLDKASEARFAEIMRGHMREGGMIVAATHIPLGLEGVSALDMAAFSLEAV from the coding sequence ATGCGGCTTGAAGCCGAAAATCTGGCGGGCGAAAGGGGCGGCGAAACGATTTTCGCGGACCTGTCTTTTGCGCTCGGTGAAGGCGAGGCGCTGGTGGTGACCGGCCCCAACGGCTCCGGCAAGTCCACGCTGCTGCGAATCATCTGCGGCCTGCTTCAGCCCGAAGCAGGAAAGGTGGAATTGAGCGAAGACGACACGGTTTTGCCGGTGCGCGCCGCCTGCCATTATCTCGGCCATCAGAATGCGATGAAACCGGCGCTCAGCGTGCGTGAAAACCTGTCCTTCTGGCAGACGTTCCATGGTGCCGCGCAGGCGCAGATCGGTGAGGCGCTGGAAGCCGTCGATCTGCCCGGTGTGGAGCATCTGCCGTTCGGCTATCTCTCGACGGGGCAGAAGCGCCGTGTTTCCATCGCCAAGCTTCTGGTCAGCCATCGCCCGCTGTGGATCGTGGACGAGCCGACAGCCGGTCTCGACAAGGCGTCCGAAGCCCGCTTTGCAGAAATCATGCGCGGTCATATGCGGGAAGGCGGCATGATTGTCGCCGCAACGCATATTCCTCTTGGCCTTGAAGGCGTCAGCGCGCTCGACATGGCCGCCTTTTCGCTCGAGGCCGTCTGA
- the acnA gene encoding aconitate hydratase AcnA, with amino-acid sequence MSHIDSFKCRKTLTVDGKDYVYYSLTEAEKNGLEGISKLPFSMKVLLENLLRFEDDRSVKKSDIEAVAKWLNDRGSAGAEIAYRPARVLMQDFTGVPAVVDLAAMRDGLKSLGGDPEKINPLVPVDLVIDHSVIVDEFGNPSAFKANVDLEYQRNGERYRFLKWGQQAFKNFRVVPPGTGICHQVNLEYLAQAVWTKEEDGETVAYPDTCVGTDSHTTMVNGLGVLGWGVGGIEAEAAMLGQPVSMLLPEVVGFRLTGKIKEGVTATDLVLTVTQMLRKKGVVGKFVEFFGEGLENMTLADRATIANMGPEYGATCGFFPVDRETLNYMNTTGRDEHRIELVEAYCRAQGMWRDKGAADPVFTETLELDMGDVVPSMAGPKRPEGRIALENIGSGFATSLETEYKKATGQTARYAVEGEDYDLGHGDVAIAAITSCTNTSNPSVLIAAGLLARNAVAKGLKTKPWVKTSLAPGSQVVAAYLESAGLQKDLDALGFNLVGFGCTTCIGNSGPLPAPISKTINEKGLIAAAVLSGNRNFEGRVSPDVQANYLASPPLVVAHALAGTVTKDLTKEPLGEDQNGNPVFLRDIWPSSQEIQEFIAKNVTRKIFSEKYADVFKGDENWQAVQVPAGQTYAWDDDSTYVQNPPYFVGMGKSAGTIGDVKGARILGLFGDKITTDHISPAGSIKAQSPAGKYLIDHGVGVADFNQYGTRRGNHEVMMRGTFANIRIRNHMLGENGREGGYTIHYPSKEETSIYDAAMQYKAENVPLVVFAGVEYGNGSSRDWAAKGTNLLGVKAVIAQSFERIHRSNLVGMGIVPFVFEEGTSWQTLGLKGDEIVSIEGLADVRPRQKVEASITYADGTVKKVPLICRIDTLDELDYMKNGGILQTVLRDLAA; translated from the coding sequence GTGTCACACATTGACAGCTTCAAATGTCGCAAAACCCTTACCGTCGACGGTAAGGATTATGTCTATTACAGCCTGACCGAAGCCGAAAAGAACGGCCTTGAGGGCATCTCCAAGCTTCCATTCTCCATGAAGGTTCTGCTCGAGAACCTGCTCCGCTTCGAGGACGACCGCTCCGTCAAGAAGTCGGACATCGAAGCTGTCGCCAAGTGGCTGAACGACCGCGGCTCTGCAGGCGCAGAAATCGCCTATCGCCCGGCCCGCGTGCTGATGCAGGACTTCACCGGCGTTCCTGCCGTCGTTGACCTTGCAGCCATGCGCGACGGCCTCAAGTCGCTCGGCGGCGATCCGGAAAAGATCAATCCGCTCGTTCCTGTCGATCTCGTCATCGACCATTCGGTCATCGTCGACGAATTCGGCAATCCAAGCGCATTCAAGGCCAATGTGGACCTCGAATATCAGCGCAATGGCGAACGCTACCGCTTCCTGAAGTGGGGCCAGCAGGCATTCAAGAACTTCCGCGTCGTTCCTCCGGGCACCGGCATCTGCCATCAGGTGAACCTCGAATATCTGGCCCAGGCTGTCTGGACCAAGGAAGAAGACGGCGAAACCGTTGCCTATCCCGACACCTGCGTCGGCACCGACAGCCACACCACCATGGTCAACGGCCTTGGCGTTCTGGGCTGGGGCGTCGGCGGCATCGAAGCTGAAGCGGCCATGCTCGGCCAGCCGGTTTCCATGCTTCTGCCGGAAGTCGTCGGCTTCCGCCTGACCGGCAAGATCAAGGAAGGCGTGACCGCGACCGACCTCGTCCTCACCGTCACGCAGATGCTGCGCAAGAAGGGCGTTGTCGGCAAGTTCGTCGAATTCTTCGGCGAAGGCCTCGAAAACATGACGCTCGCCGACCGTGCGACCATCGCGAACATGGGTCCGGAATATGGCGCAACCTGCGGTTTCTTCCCGGTTGACCGCGAAACGCTCAACTACATGAACACCACCGGTCGCGACGAGCATCGCATCGAACTGGTTGAAGCTTACTGCCGTGCGCAGGGCATGTGGCGCGACAAGGGTGCAGCCGATCCGGTCTTCACCGAAACGCTCGAACTCGACATGGGCGACGTGGTTCCGTCGATGGCCGGTCCAAAGCGTCCGGAAGGCCGCATTGCGCTGGAAAACATCGGTTCCGGTTTCGCAACCTCGCTCGAAACGGAATATAAGAAGGCCACCGGCCAGACAGCGCGTTACGCCGTTGAAGGTGAAGACTACGATCTCGGTCATGGCGATGTGGCGATTGCCGCCATCACGTCGTGCACCAACACCTCGAACCCGAGCGTGCTGATTGCTGCCGGTCTTCTGGCCCGCAACGCGGTTGCCAAGGGCCTCAAGACCAAGCCTTGGGTCAAGACCTCGCTTGCGCCTGGCTCCCAGGTCGTTGCCGCCTATCTTGAATCCGCTGGCCTCCAGAAGGATCTCGATGCGCTCGGCTTCAACCTCGTCGGCTTCGGCTGCACGACCTGCATCGGCAATTCCGGTCCGCTGCCTGCGCCGATCTCCAAGACGATCAACGAAAAGGGCCTGATCGCGGCTGCCGTTCTTTCCGGCAATCGTAACTTCGAAGGTCGTGTTTCGCCGGACGTGCAGGCAAACTACCTTGCTTCACCGCCGCTCGTCGTTGCCCACGCTCTTGCCGGTACGGTCACCAAGGACCTGACCAAGGAGCCGCTTGGCGAAGACCAGAACGGCAATCCGGTATTCCTGCGCGACATCTGGCCTTCCTCTCAGGAAATCCAGGAATTCATCGCCAAGAACGTCACCCGCAAGATCTTCTCGGAGAAGTATGCGGACGTGTTCAAGGGTGACGAAAACTGGCAGGCCGTTCAGGTTCCTGCTGGCCAGACCTATGCATGGGACGACGATTCGACCTATGTGCAGAACCCGCCTTACTTCGTTGGCATGGGCAAGTCGGCCGGTACCATCGGCGACGTCAAGGGCGCTCGTATTCTTGGTCTCTTCGGCGACAAGATCACGACCGACCACATTTCGCCTGCCGGTTCCATCAAGGCGCAGTCGCCAGCCGGCAAATACCTCATCGACCATGGCGTCGGCGTTGCCGATTTCAACCAGTACGGCACGCGTCGCGGCAACCATGAAGTGATGATGCGCGGCACCTTTGCAAATATCCGTATTCGCAACCACATGCTGGGCGAAAACGGACGTGAAGGCGGCTACACCATCCACTACCCGTCGAAGGAAGAAACCTCGATCTATGATGCTGCCATGCAGTACAAGGCCGAGAACGTGCCGCTCGTCGTCTTCGCAGGCGTCGAATACGGTAACGGCTCTTCGCGCGACTGGGCTGCCAAGGGCACCAACCTGCTCGGCGTCAAGGCCGTGATCGCACAGTCCTTCGAGCGTATTCACCGCTCCAACCTCGTCGGCATGGGTATTGTGCCTTTCGTCTTCGAGGAAGGCACCAGCTGGCAGACGCTCGGCCTCAAGGGCGACGAAATCGTCTCCATCGAAGGCCTTGCCGATGTGCGTCCGCGTCAGAAAGTTGAAGCTTCCATCACCTATGCCGACGGCACGGTGAAGAAGGTTCCGCTCATCTGCCGCATCGATACGCTGGACGAGCTCGACTACATGAAGAACGGCGGCATTCTGCAGACCGTTCTGCGCGACCTCGCCGCTTAA